A genome region from Kiloniellales bacterium includes the following:
- a CDS encoding YceI family protein, whose translation MIPRPRRSSLPSAPAPSVLLSLLGATTLLTGLTAGIAAGMDLGLPYYLTSLCLGGLVVLGVLVAASRFLPGDRFGCANGVTLARAMLICPLAGALVLAALDARLAWIFFVLALVAFLLDGVDGWVARRRRECSHFGARFDMETDALFVLVLSLLVLNAGKAGPWILLSGLLRYLFVLAGLAWAPLRAPLAPSLRRKAICALQVGALVICLAPIVPATWSAWLAAIALSALIASFVRDVSGLVRRAWERRQETLTRESRWLAFGQRATWLMPWLAVVAVLGGGLTPAPPAQAAAARYEIDPAHFSVGFLVHHIGYADTLGMFLEGSGSFTFDETAPAVSDIEVTIQADSVFTNHDRRDKHVKGGDFLDVDDHPEIRFVGREARQTGENTGEVTGDLTILGVTRPVTLQVTKNKIGDYPFGAGPPYVVGVSVRGTVKRSEFGMTYAVENGWVGDEVELIIEFEAIRQD comes from the coding sequence ATGATCCCGAGACCAAGAAGGTCCAGCCTGCCGAGCGCCCCCGCCCCCAGCGTCCTCTTGAGCTTGCTCGGCGCCACCACCCTGCTGACCGGGCTCACCGCCGGCATCGCCGCGGGCATGGACCTGGGGCTGCCCTACTACCTGACCTCGCTCTGCCTGGGGGGCCTGGTCGTGCTCGGGGTCCTGGTCGCGGCCAGCCGCTTCCTGCCCGGCGATCGCTTCGGCTGCGCCAACGGGGTCACCCTGGCGCGGGCGATGCTGATCTGTCCCCTGGCCGGGGCCTTGGTCCTGGCGGCGCTTGACGCGCGCCTGGCCTGGATCTTCTTCGTGCTCGCCCTGGTCGCCTTCCTGCTCGACGGGGTCGACGGCTGGGTCGCCCGCAGGCGCCGGGAATGCTCCCACTTCGGCGCCCGCTTCGACATGGAAACCGACGCCCTCTTCGTCCTGGTCCTGTCGCTGCTGGTCCTGAACGCCGGCAAGGCGGGCCCCTGGATCCTGCTCTCCGGACTGCTGCGCTACCTCTTCGTCCTCGCCGGCCTGGCCTGGGCGCCGCTGCGCGCGCCCCTGGCGCCCAGCTTGCGCCGCAAGGCAATCTGCGCTCTACAAGTCGGCGCTCTGGTCATATGCTTGGCACCCATCGTGCCGGCGACTTGGAGTGCCTGGCTTGCGGCAATCGCCCTGAGCGCGCTCATCGCGTCATTCGTCCGCGATGTCTCCGGGCTGGTCCGCCGGGCTTGGGAGAGGAGGCAAGAGACCTTGACGAGAGAGTCCAGATGGCTGGCCTTCGGCCAGCGCGCGACCTGGCTGATGCCCTGGCTGGCGGTCGTCGCCGTGCTCGGCGGCGGCCTGACTCCGGCCCCGCCGGCGCAGGCGGCGGCGGCCCGCTACGAGATCGATCCGGCCCATTTCAGCGTCGGCTTCCTGGTCCATCACATCGGCTATGCCGATACCCTGGGCATGTTCCTCGAGGGCAGCGGCAGCTTCACTTTCGACGAGACGGCGCCCGCGGTCTCCGACATCGAGGTGACGATCCAGGCCGACAGCGTCTTCACCAACCACGACCGCCGCGACAAGCACGTCAAGGGCGGCGATTTCCTCGACGTCGACGACCATCCCGAGATCCGCTTCGTCGGCCGCGAGGCCCGTCAGACCGGGGAGAACACGGGCGAGGTGACCGGCGACCTGACCATCCTGGGCGTCACCCGGCCGGTCACCCTGCAGGTCACCAAGAACAAGATCGGCGACTACCCTTTCGGCGCCGGGCCGCCCTACGTCGTCGGGGTCTCGGTGCGCGGCACGGTGAAGCGCAGCGAGTTCGGCATGACCTACGCCGTGGAGAACGGCTGGGTCGGCGACGAGGTCGAGCTGATCATCGAGTTCGAGGCGATCCGGCAGGACTGA
- a CDS encoding FkbM family methyltransferase, whose translation MIALSELRGLARSVSIYYGNPLRSRAHRSFYRQFIEPGDLCFDVGAHVGNHVRTMLKLGARVVAVEPQPRFQWLLRRLYGDNPEVTLVDKALGAAFGEAELYVSSRYPTVTTLSRDWIKSVGRAASFSEVAWDGRVTVEVTTLDSLIARHGRPAYCKIDVEGFEPQVLEGLSTALPSLSFEFIPAALDGAHACIERLLALGDYEFNVSMGEQMRFELPQWSDAGALGAWLDNLAIDDLSGDVYCRLKTRD comes from the coding sequence ATGATCGCCCTCAGCGAGCTCCGCGGGCTCGCCCGTTCAGTCTCGATTTACTATGGGAACCCGCTGCGCAGCCGCGCGCACCGGAGCTTCTACCGGCAGTTCATCGAGCCCGGCGACCTTTGCTTCGACGTCGGGGCGCACGTCGGCAACCACGTCCGGACCATGCTCAAGCTCGGCGCCCGGGTGGTCGCGGTCGAGCCGCAGCCGCGCTTCCAGTGGCTGCTGCGCCGGCTCTACGGCGACAACCCCGAGGTCACTCTGGTCGACAAGGCTCTGGGCGCCGCGTTCGGCGAGGCCGAGCTCTACGTCAGCAGCCGCTATCCGACGGTGACCACCCTGTCGCGCGACTGGATCAAGTCGGTCGGGCGCGCCGCGTCCTTCAGCGAGGTTGCCTGGGACGGCCGGGTCACCGTCGAGGTCACCACCCTCGACAGCCTGATCGCCCGGCACGGCAGGCCCGCCTACTGCAAGATCGACGTCGAGGGCTTCGAGCCCCAGGTCCTGGAGGGCCTCTCCACCGCCTTGCCGAGCCTGTCCTTCGAGTTCATCCCGGCCGCGCTCGACGGCGCCCACGCCTGCATCGAGCGGCTGCTGGCGCTGGGCGACTACGAGTTCAACGTCTCCATGGGCGAGCAGATGCGCTTCGAGCTGCCGCAGTGGAGCGACGCCGGCGCCCTGGGCGCCTGGCTCGACAACTTGGCCATCGACGACCTCTCGGGCGACGTCTACTGCCGTCTCAAGACCCGGGACTGA
- a CDS encoding dehydrogenase yields the protein MTPSAPGPAEAFWITGALTGEIRAAGLPPPGDGEVLVRTLYSGISRGTECLVFGGGVPASQYRAMRAPFQEGDFPWPVKYGYASVGLVEQGPDALQGREVFCLYPHQTRYLVPEAAVLPLPRGLPAGRAVLGANMETALNGLWDAAPRPGDRIAVIGAGVVGCLVARLAAQVPGCRVQLLDIDPDKAAIAEALGLPFALPEAAEADCDLVIHASGAPEGLVTALGLAGFEATVVELSWFGDRGVTLPLGEAFHARRLTLKSSQVGQVASARRARWDHCRRLAKALELLAEPRLDALISGDSAFRALPETLRSLYQAPAGVLCHRITYED from the coding sequence GTGACGCCAAGTGCGCCAGGGCCCGCCGAGGCCTTCTGGATCACCGGCGCGCTAACCGGCGAGATCCGCGCGGCCGGGCTGCCGCCGCCCGGCGACGGCGAGGTCCTGGTCCGGACGCTCTACAGCGGGATCAGCCGCGGCACCGAATGCCTGGTCTTCGGCGGCGGCGTCCCGGCCAGCCAGTATCGGGCCATGCGCGCGCCCTTCCAGGAGGGCGACTTCCCCTGGCCGGTCAAGTACGGCTACGCCAGTGTCGGCCTGGTCGAGCAGGGCCCCGACGCGTTGCAGGGCCGGGAGGTCTTCTGCCTCTACCCGCACCAGACCCGCTATCTCGTCCCGGAAGCGGCCGTGCTGCCGCTGCCGCGGGGCCTGCCGGCCGGCCGGGCCGTGCTCGGCGCCAACATGGAGACCGCGCTCAACGGCCTCTGGGACGCGGCGCCGCGGCCTGGCGACCGGATCGCGGTGATCGGCGCCGGGGTCGTCGGCTGCCTGGTCGCGCGCTTGGCGGCGCAGGTGCCGGGCTGCCGGGTCCAGCTCCTCGACATCGACCCGGACAAGGCGGCGATCGCCGAGGCGCTCGGCCTGCCCTTCGCCCTGCCCGAGGCGGCGGAAGCCGACTGCGACCTGGTGATCCACGCCAGCGGCGCGCCCGAGGGCCTGGTCACGGCGCTGGGCCTCGCCGGCTTCGAAGCGACGGTCGTCGAACTGTCCTGGTTCGGCGACCGCGGAGTCACCCTGCCCCTCGGCGAGGCCTTCCACGCCAGGCGCCTGACCCTCAAGTCGTCCCAGGTCGGCCAGGTAGCGTCGGCCCGGCGGGCGCGCTGGGATCACTGCCGGCGCCTGGCCAAGGCCCTGGAGCTGCTGGCCGAGCCGCGGCTCGACGCCCTGATCAGCGGCGACTCCGCGTTTCGGGCATTGCCAGAGACCCTGCGCTCGCTATACCAAGCCCCGGCCGGCGTGCTTTGTCACCGGATCACCTATGAGGACTGA
- a CDS encoding 6-carboxytetrahydropterin synthase, translating to MYSVCVRDHFMIAHSFRGEVFGPAQKLHGATYVVDVEFRRKELDADGIVVDIGLAGQELNKTLGALNFQNLDEVAEFEGQNTTTEFMARVIFDRFAAAIARGDLGPNASGLTALKVTLHESHVAWAAYEGAL from the coding sequence ATGTACAGCGTCTGCGTCAGAGACCATTTCATGATCGCGCACAGCTTCCGGGGCGAGGTCTTCGGACCGGCCCAGAAGCTCCACGGGGCCACCTACGTGGTCGACGTCGAGTTCCGCCGCAAGGAGCTGGACGCGGACGGCATCGTGGTCGACATCGGCCTGGCCGGCCAGGAGCTGAACAAGACGCTCGGCGCGCTCAACTTCCAGAACCTCGACGAGGTGGCGGAGTTCGAAGGCCAGAACACCACGACCGAGTTCATGGCCCGGGTGATCTTCGACCGCTTCGCCGCCGCCATCGCCCGCGGCGACCTGGGCCCCAACGCCTCCGGGCTCACCGCGCTCAAGGTCACCCTGCACGAGTCCCACGTGGCCTGGGCGGCCTACGAGGGCGCGCTCTAG
- a CDS encoding glycosyltransferase family 4 protein: MARLHFVLPGDPATRTGGFIYDARIIEGLRARGIEVAVHSLPDGFPAPSPAVRAQAAALFAALPDGARVVVDGLALGVLPGELAPEAGRLELIGLVHHPLAAESGLSPERRQALFDSETAALALVSQVVTTSRHTAEALAPYGVPAERITPVPPGVEPAPLAAGSADGTLALLCVANLVPRKGHDLLLGALARLEHLDWRLTCGGSPARDPDWSERLRRLCAENGLDDRVAFVGEIDDSRLEDLYHGADLFVLASHYEGYGMVFPEAVAHGIPVLATRTGGIPEAAPAEASILVPPGDLDALTAALRRLLAEPAAYAELRAAARGARAGLRRWSDSAALFAAALGYGAEGAGR, translated from the coding sequence GTGGCGAGGCTCCATTTCGTCCTGCCCGGCGATCCGGCGACCCGGACCGGCGGCTTCATCTACGACGCCCGGATCATCGAGGGCCTGCGGGCGCGCGGGATCGAGGTCGCCGTGCACAGCCTGCCCGACGGCTTCCCCGCGCCCTCGCCGGCGGTCCGGGCGCAGGCGGCGGCGCTCTTCGCCGCCTTGCCCGACGGCGCCCGGGTCGTGGTCGACGGCTTGGCCCTCGGCGTCCTGCCCGGAGAACTGGCGCCCGAGGCCGGCAGGCTCGAGCTGATCGGCCTGGTCCACCATCCCCTGGCCGCCGAGAGCGGCCTGTCGCCGGAGCGGCGGCAGGCGCTCTTCGACTCCGAGACGGCGGCGCTGGCGCTGGTCTCGCAGGTCGTCACCACCAGCCGCCACACCGCCGAGGCCCTGGCGCCCTACGGCGTGCCTGCGGAGCGGATCACCCCGGTGCCGCCCGGGGTCGAGCCGGCGCCCCTGGCCGCCGGCTCGGCCGACGGGACGCTGGCCCTGCTCTGCGTCGCCAACCTGGTGCCCCGCAAGGGCCACGACCTCCTCCTCGGCGCACTGGCCAGGCTTGAGCACCTGGACTGGCGCCTGACCTGCGGCGGCAGCCCGGCGCGCGATCCGGACTGGAGCGAGCGCCTGCGCCGCCTCTGCGCCGAGAACGGCCTCGACGACCGTGTGGCCTTTGTGGGCGAAATCGACGACTCCCGGCTGGAAGACCTCTATCATGGGGCCGATCTTTTCGTGCTGGCCTCCCACTACGAGGGCTACGGCATGGTCTTTCCCGAGGCGGTCGCCCACGGCATTCCGGTGCTCGCGACCCGGACCGGCGGGATCCCCGAGGCGGCGCCCGCCGAGGCCTCGATCCTGGTGCCGCCTGGCGATCTCGACGCCCTGACCGCGGCCCTGCGGCGCCTGCTCGCCGAGCCGGCCGCCTACGCCGAGCTGCGCGCCGCGGCGCGCGGCGCGCGCGCGGGCCTGCGGCGCTGGTCGGACAGCGCCGCGCTCTTCGCCGCTGCGCTCGGCTACGGCGCGGAGGGGGCGGGGCGGTGA